One window of the Cryptomeria japonica chromosome 7, Sugi_1.0, whole genome shotgun sequence genome contains the following:
- the LOC131067112 gene encoding borneol dehydrogenase, mitochondrial-like, with the protein MAPPANVAFSYINRCLPCKILIQIGDNLNTISNFCSLYSDKERCLKIEVLIWKCRLEGKVAIITGGAGGLGEATVRLFLENGAKVIIADIADDAGHILAQSLSEWATFIHCDVTKEQDVRAAVDLAMEKHGQLDIMFNNAGIGEDRKGSVAEYDMERFERTMDINAKGVMHGLKHAARVMIPNRKGCIISTASVAGTIGGNAPYAYTASKHAVIGFTKNGAAELGKYGIRVNCISPSYVATGLLVESLGTKDKGEVEEWISCRSNLKGVVLTEEDIAQAALFLGSDESKFISGHNLLVDGGFSVVNHDGGLYRP; encoded by the exons ATGGCTCCGCCAGCCAACGTTGCCTTTTCTTATATAAATAGATGTCTCCCCTGTAAAATACTCATACAAATCGGAGATAACCTCAATACCATCTCCAACTTCTGTAGCTTATACTCAGACAAAGAACGATGTCTAAAGATCGAAG tcctcatttggaaatgcagattGGAAGGGAAGGTTGCAATAATCACAGGTGGAGCAGGAGGCCTTGGAGAAGCCACTGTTCGGCTCTTCCTCGAAAATGGAGCAAAAGTCATAATTGCAGACATTGCAGATGATGCTGGTCATATTCTTGCACAATCTCTCTCAGAATGGGCAACTTTTATTCATTGTGATGTGACCAAAGAGCAAGATGTTAGGGCAGCAGTGGATCTGGCGATGGAAAAGCATGGACAACTGGACATTATGTTTAACAATGCCGGTATAGGGGAGGACCGTAAAGGTAGTGTTGCAGAGTATGATATGGAACGATTTGAACGCACAATGGACATAAATGCAAAAGGTGTAATGCATGGGCTTAAGCATGCAGCTCGTGTTATGATACCCAATAGAAAAGGCTGTATAATTTCTACTGCAAGTGTTGCAGGAACTATTGGAGGCAATGCACCTTATGCATACACAGCCTCAAAACATGCAGTAATAGGGTTCACTAAGAATGGTGCAGCTGAGCTTGGGAAATATGGTATCAGAGTTAACTGTATTTCTCCTTCTTACGTTGCAACAGGGCTTCTAGTGGAGTCTTTGGGAACAAAAGATAAGGGTGAAGTGGAGGAGTGGATTAGCTGCAGAAGCAACTTGAAGGGAGTGGTTCTTACAGAAGAGGATATTGCACAGGCTGCTCTGTTTTTGGGCAGTGATGAATCAAAATTTATCAGTGGTCATAATCTTCTTGTGGATGGAGGCTTCTCAGTTGTAAACCACGACGGTGGACTGTACAGGCCTTAA